A window of Cryptomeria japonica chromosome 3, Sugi_1.0, whole genome shotgun sequence contains these coding sequences:
- the LOC131042287 gene encoding tetraspanin-3: MFRATNSIVGLLNFVTFLLSIPILGGGIWLATRNSGDCLRFLQWPIIAIGSAIMLLSLAGFVGACFRVTSLLWLYLFFMLLLILAYLGCIIFAFAVTGKGEGHPVINTGFSEYKLEDFSQWMQDRVRDSGSWHNIRSCVRDAKVCKKLGEKTMYMGAAGFYQQHLNPIQSGCCKPPTSCGYSYVNATFWTGTLTNIDPDCTQWSNGQDQLCYDCGSCKAGVLADMKRNWHKLSVLNIVVFILLVVVYVIGCGAFRNNLRRDNNESYGEARMTKARPSWLDK, encoded by the exons ATGTTTCGTGCGACGAACAGCATAGTGGGGCTGCTGAACTTCGTGACATTCCTGCTGTCGATTCCCATTCTGGGTGGCGGAATTTGGCTCGCCACGCGCAACAGTGGCGATTGCCTTCGCTTTTTGCAGTGGCCCATCATTGCCATCGGTTCTGCCATTATGCTGCTCTCATTGGCAGGCTTTGTGGGCGCCTGCTTTCGAGTCACTTCTTTGCTCTGGCTTTATCTCTTCTTCATGCTGCTCCTCATTCTCGCTTACTTGGGATGTATCATTTTTGCCTTTGCAGTCACTGGTAAAGGCGAAGGCCACCCGGTAATAAACACCGGCTTTAGTGAGTACAAGCTTGAGGATTTCTCTCAGTGGATGCAGGACCGCGTCAGGGATTCCGGTAGCTGGCATAATATCAGGTCGTGTGTTCGAGATGCTAAGGTGTGTAAGAAGCTCGGTGAGAAGACGATGTATATGGGCGCTGCCGGGTTTTATCAGCAGCATTTGAATCCCATTCAG TCGGGTTGTTGCAAACCACCAACCTCCTGTGGATACAGCTATGTAAATGCAACATTCTGGACTGGGACATTGACAAACATAGATCCTGACTGTACACAATGGAGCAATGGCCAAGATCAGTTATGTTATGATTGTGGTTCGTGCAAAGCTGGTGTTTTGGCGGATATGAAGCGTAACTGGCATAAGTTGTCTGTcctaaatattgttgttttcatattGCTCGTTGTGGTCTATGTTATTGGATGTGGTGCTTTCAGGAATAACTTAAGAAGAGATAATAACGAGTCTTACGGAGAAGCCAGGATGACCAAGGCTCGTCCTAGTTGGCTGGACAAGTGA